A single Elephas maximus indicus isolate mEleMax1 chromosome 2, mEleMax1 primary haplotype, whole genome shotgun sequence DNA region contains:
- the LOC126067711 gene encoding olfactory receptor 2M4-like: MGWGNESFHFEFILLGIFDHSPTHTFLFSLVLAISTVAFMENTAMVLIIYLDPQLHTPMYFLLSQLSLMDLMLVCTTVPKMAFNYLSGRKFISLEGCGTQILFYVSLLGAECFLLAVMAYDRYVAICHPLRYTILMNQKLCMLLTVASWILGSLDGIIVLAAALSFPYCHSLEIHHFFCDVAALLPLSCTDTSSFERLLFICCVVMLILPVSVIIISYSCVLQAVIHMGSGESRHKSFTTCSSHLSVVGLHYGAIMFMYMRPAPNHTPNQNKMVSAFYTILTPMLNPLIYSLRNKEVSRGLKKLWVKGNLT, encoded by the coding sequence ATGGGGTGGGGAAATGAGAGCTTCCACTTCGAATTCATCCTTCTTGGAATTTTTGATCACAGCCCCACCCatacctttctcttctctctggtcCTGGCCATCTCCACAGTGGCATTCATGGAAAACACTGCAATGGTTCTTATAATCTACTTGGACCCCCAgcttcacacccccatgtacttcctcCTCAGCCAACTCTCTCTCATGGACCTAATGCTCGTTTGCACCACGGTACCCAAGATGGCCTTCAACTACTTATCTGGCAGGAAATTTATCTCTCTGGAAGGCTGTGGAACTCAGATACTCTTCTATGTGTCCCTTCTTGGAGCTGAATGCTTCCTACTGGCtgtcatggcctatgaccgctatgtggctatATGCCACCCTCTTCGATACACCATCCtcatgaatcagaaactctgcatgctcttgactgttgcttcctggATTCTAGGCTCTCTTGATGGCATCATTGTGCTTGCAGCTGCCCTGTCTTTCCCTTACTGTCACTCTCTGGAAATCCATCACTTTTTCTGTGATGTTGCTGCCCTTCTGCCACTATCTTGTACAGACACCTCCTCATTTGAAAGACTTCTTTTCATCTGCTGTGTAGTGATGCTAATCTTGCCGGTTTCAGTTATCATCATTTCCTATTCCTGTGTCCTCCAAGCTGTCATCCACATGGGCTCTGGGGAAAGTCGCCACAAGTCTTTCACCACCTGCTCCTCTCACCTGTCTGTGGTTGGACTCCACTATGGTGCCATCATGTTCATGTACATGAGACCAGCACCCAACCATACACCAAACCAGAATAAGATGGTGTCAGCCttctacaccatcctcactccCATGCTGAACCCCCTCATTTACAGCCTCCGCAACAAAGAGGTATCCCGGGGACTTAAGAAGTTATGGGTGAAAGGAAACTTAACATAA